A window from Gasterosteus aculeatus chromosome 14, fGasAcu3.hap1.1, whole genome shotgun sequence encodes these proteins:
- the LOC120832154 gene encoding LOW QUALITY PROTEIN: growth arrest and DNA damage-inducible protein GADD45 gamma (The sequence of the model RefSeq protein was modified relative to this genomic sequence to represent the inferred CDS: inserted 1 base in 1 codon; deleted 2 bases in 2 codons): MTFEEVLIQKPAERAQCTGKALEEVLVSAQDNDALTVGVYECAKVMNLDPDSVSFCVLAMDEDFQCDIALQIHFTLIQSFCFDNDISIVRVSDTQRVAEIVXDKAQLEDAHCVLITNPAEGSWEDPALEKLHLFCEESRNVNDWVPEIVLPER; encoded by the exons ATGACTTTTGAGGAAGTTCTGATCCAGAAACCCGCCGAGCGTGCACAGTGCACCGGCAAAGCCCTGGAGGAGGTCCTGGTGTCCGCGCAGGACAACGACGCGCTCACCGTT GGCGTCTACGAGTGCGCAAAAGTGATGAATCT CGACCCAGACAGCGTGTCCTTCTGCGTCCTGGCCATGGACGAGGACTTCCAGTGTGACATCGCTCTGCAGATC CACTTCACCCTCATCCAGTCCTTCTGCTTCGACAACGACATCAGCATCGTCAGAGTGAGCGACACGCAGCGCGTGGCTGAGATTG GTGACAAGGCGCAGCTGGAAGACGCCCACTGTGTCCTCATCACG AACCCAGCCGAAGGGTCTTGGGAGGACCCCGCTCTGGAGAAGCTGCACCTGTTCTGCGAGGAGAGCCGCAATGTGAACGACTGGGTGCCCGAGATCGTCCTCCCCGAGCGCTGA
- the ccdc152 gene encoding coiled-coil domain-containing protein 152 yields the protein MMKKLNCVNLDRCLEEFTQLERNITEVNGKNHVLEILLEDANRLMNFRLSKEKSLIEERDCLLVAVNGLQQTLQQQCDLRVENERLKKDFVEVKQRNERAAKDAAAELQRLDGEMRAEGERHKRELETARQQCRREVEEFRTEAFNQLEAKDAEVKTQLEKKDLDLEELKKRLKEQERERQSELLKLQMEFGAKLARVQSTAQWSQQQQQHGSNLLPQSVFKRKLQSFQEEKNKEIAALRQRIKELEENQRGGVLNDSHLKKRKI from the exons ATGATGAAGAAATTAAACTGTGTCAACCTGGACAGGTGTCTGGAGGAGTTTACTCAGCTCGAACGG AATATTACAGAGGTTAATGGCAAAAACCACGTGTTGGAGATCCTGCTGGAGGACGCCAACAGACTCATGAACTTCCGTTTGAGCAAAGAGAAAAGTCTGATTGAGG AGAGAGACTGTCTTTTGGTCGCAGTGAACGGACTGCAGcagactctgcagcagcagtgcGACCTCAGAG TAGAGAAtgagagactgaagaaggaTTTCGTGGAGGTGAAACAACGCAACGAGAGAGCAGCAAAG GACGCAGCGGCTGAGCTTCAGCGCCTGGACGGTGAAATGAGGgccgagggagagagacacaagaGGGAGCTAGAGACGGCTCGCCAGCAGtgcaggagggaggtggaggagttcCGCACGGAGGCTTTCAATCAGC TGGAAGCTAAGGATGCTGAAGTGAAGACTCAGCTGGAGAAGAAAGATCTGGATCTGGAGGAGTTAAAGAAGAGGctgaaggagcaggagagggagcGGCAGAGTGAGCTCTTGAAGTTACAGATGGAG tttggtGCAAAGTTAGCCAGAGTTCAGAGTACAGCTCAGtggagccagcagcagcagcaacacggcTCCAACCTTCTTCCACAGAGTGTCTTCAAGAGG aAGCTGCAGTCCttccaggaggagaagaacaaggAGATTGCGGCTCTGCGTCAGAGAATCAAAGAGCTGGAAGAGAACCAGCGCGGCGGCGTCCTTAACGACAGCCatctgaagaagaggaagatctAG
- the nim1kb gene encoding serine/threonine-protein kinase NIM1 — translation MPGGEYEVEPTKRHHSLHSLSESSETGPDDEGPPPLTPLQKLTADMCKDEKTIKDLIVGRRVGFYKVRGEIGCGTFSRVKLGFHALTKDKVALKILDKTRLDSQAHRLLYKEISNMECLHHPNVVRLFEVVETPSRLYLVLEYAGGGDLHSRIATDGKLSDNASKIIFAQILSAIKYMHDINVIHRDLKAENVLLTCSGCVKVADFGFSTQVSNRSVALDTFCGSPPYAAPELFRDECYLGAPVDVWAMGVLLFFMVTGTMPFRAETIGKLRRCVIECAYTVPPWVPGPCQRLIKGILKGDPAERHAVDQMLGCDWLLPVQFPWTMATPELSSPLQSMLDSERSDLAEEVEQVEEEVRSSLEELGFSTEHPPNGRPKDSRSAVTGVYRILLHQAQKRRGCDSPPVVRGMVRDPKREGLRAYKGLRHTSKLCVLS, via the exons ATGCCTGGAGGCGAGTACGAGGTGGAACCCACGAAGCGGCACCACAGCCTCCACAGCCTGTCGGAGAGCTCTGAAACCGGGCCGGACGATGAGGGCCCGCCGCCCCTCACCCCCCTGCAGAAGCTCACCGCCGACATGTGCAAGGACGAGAAGACCATCAAGGACCTGATCGTAGGCCGCAGGGTGGGCTTCTACAAGGTCCGCGGGGAGATTGGCTGTGGTACCTTCTCCAGGGTCAAACTGGGTTTCCATGCTCTCACAAAAG ACAAGGTAGCCCTGAAGATCCTGGATAAGACCAGGCTGGacagccaggcccaccgtctgCTCTACAAGGAGATCAGCAACATGGAGTGCCTGCACCACCCCAACGTGGTGCGCCTGTTTGAGGTGGTGGAGACGCCGAGCCGCCTCTACTTGGTGCTGGAGTACGCGGGGGGTGGAGACCTCCACAGCAGGATCGCCACCGACGGAAAACTGTCCGACAACGCCAGCAAGATCATCTTCGCCCAGATCCTCTCCGCCATCAAATATATG CACGACATCAACGTCATCCACCGGGACCTGAAGGCGGAGAACGTCCTGCTGACCTGCAGCGGCTGCGTGAAGGTGGCCGACTTTGGATTCAGCACGCAGGTTTCCAACCGCAGCGTGGCCCTCGACACCTTCTGCGGCTCACCGCCCTACGCTGCCCCAGAGCTTTTCCGGGACGAGTGCTACCTGGGGGCCCCGGTGGACGTGTGGGCCATGGgggtcctcctcttcttcatggtGACCGGCACCATGCCGTTTCGCGCCGAAACCATAGGGAAGCTGCGGCGCTGCGTCATCGAATGCGCCTACACCGTCCCCCCTTGGGTGCCCGGCCCCTGCCAGAGGCTCATCAAGGGCATCCTGAAGGGGGACCCCGCAGAGCGCCACGCCGTCGACCAAATGCTGGGCTGCGATTGGCTCCTGCCGGTGCAGTTTCCCTGGACGATGGCGACTCCTGAACTTTCCAGCCCTCTGCAGAGCATGCTGGACTCGGAGCGCAGCGACCTGGCGgaagaggtggagcaggtggaggaggaggtcaggagCTCGCTGGAGGAGCTCGGCTTCAGCACGGAGCACCCGCCCAACGGTCGTCCCAAAGACAGCCGCAGCGCCGTTACCGGGGTTTACCGGATCTTGCTGCACCAAGCCCAGAAGAGGAGGGGCTGCGACAGTCCCCCGGTGGTCCGAGGGATGGTGAGGGACCCCAAGAGGGAGGGGCTCCGGGCCTACAAGGGCCTCAGACACACGTCCAAGCTATGTGTGCTTTCATAG
- the LOC120832027 gene encoding growth hormone receptor, with translation MAAALPTLLFCLHVFTLSATESASQQVLPQIHPRITGCVSANTETFRCRWNVGHSQSFSQPGDLRLFYITIKPPANFPGVEVWSECPHYSTDRPNECFFNQDHTSIWNTYSVQLRSRDQATLYDENLFHVEDIVQPDPPTGLNWTLLNVSLTGTHYDIMLSWKPPESADVGMGWMTLHYNVQYRNVESDLWEQTDLGKETHRSLYALRTGVNNEVRVRCKMSGGKEFGEFSDSVFVHVPFKVSRFPVVALLVFGALCLVTILMLVIISKQERFMAILLPPVPGPKIRGIDSDLLKKGKLKELKSILGGPPFLRPELYNHDPWVEFIDLDIEEHSDRLTDLDTDCLVERSLSSNWSPLSIGFRDDDSGRASCCDPDLPSDPEPSPFVPLIPNQTNGKEPTTCELSSEVHGAAPGEPRLVAPCRERLYTQVSDVRSSGKVLLSPEEQTETGRDTGKDIVVGKEKKVLPLLVVNPDQGGYTSELIAGKMSPTFSSGGVSETRQTGEVLVSSEPPSRHQESDPTASPLPPAPVYTVVDGVGMQNSLLLTPNSVPAPQPAVTKIMPTPDGYLTPDLMGSVAP, from the exons ATGGCTGCAGCTCTCCCCACGCTCCTCTTCTGCCTGCACGTCTTCACGCTCTCAGCAACGGAATCTGCCTCCCAGCAAG TCCTCCCCCAGATACACCCACGCATCACTGGTTGCGTCTCCGCCAACACGGAGACCTTCCGCTGCAGATGGAACGTCGGCCATTCACAGAGCTTCTCCCAGCCGGGAGATCTGCGCTTATTCTACATTACCATAAA ACCTCCTGCTAATTTTCCTGGAGTGGAAGTGTGGAGTGAGTGTCCTCACTACAGCACCGACAGGCCCAACGAGTGTTTTTTCAATCAGGACCACACATCCATCTGGAATACTTACAGTGTGCAGCTCCGCTCGAGGGATCAAGCCACCCTCTACGATGAGAACCTTTTCCACGTTGAGGACATCG TGCAACCGGATCCTCCCACCGGCTTGAACTGGACCCTGCTGAACGTGAGCTTGACGGGCACGCACTATGACATCATGCTGAGCTGGAAACCGCCCGAGTCAGCAGACGTGGGGATGGGATGGATGACGCTGCACTACAACGTCCAGTATCGCAACGTGGAGTCTGACCTGTGGGAACAG ACCGACCTTGGGAAAGAGACACATCGGTCTCTTTATGCGCTTCGGACTGGCGTCAATAACGAGGTTCGGGTCCGATGCAAAATGTCCGGTGGGAAAGAGTTCGGAGAGTTCAGCGactctgtgtttgtgcacgttCCATTTAAag TGTCAAGATTCCCAGTGGTGGCCTTGCTCGTCTTTGGTGCCTTGTGTTTAGTGACCATCCTGATGTTAGTTATTATATCGAAGCAGGAAAG GTTCATGGCTATTCTTTTGCCTCCTGTTCCTGGACCTAAAATTAGAGGAATCGACTCTGACCTACTCAAG AAAGGGAAGCTGAAGGAGTTGAAATCCATCCTGGGTGGCCCTCCCTTCCTGAGGCCGGAGCTGTACAACCACGACCCCTGGGTGGAGTTCATCGATCTCGACATTGAAGAGCACAGCGACCGACTGACGGACCTGGACACGGACTGTCTGGTGGAGCGCTCCCTGTCCTCCAACTGGTCTCCTCTCTCCATTGGCTTCAGAGACGACGACTCGGGCCGGGCCAGCTGCTGCGACCCAGATCTTCCCAGCGACCCGGAACCGTCTCCTTTCGTTCCTCTCATTCCAAATCAAACCAACGGAAAGGAACCGACCACCTGTGAGCTAAGCTCCGAGGTCCACGGCGCCGCCCCCGGGGAGCCTCGTCTGGTGGCACCGTGCAGAGAGCGGCTGTACACCCAGGTGAGTGATGTGAGGTCATCTGGCAAGGTGTTACTGTCCCCTGAAGAACAGACTGAGACGGGACGAGACACTGGCAAAGACATCGTAGTggggaaagagaagaaagttCTTCCGCTCCTGGTGGTGAATCCAGATCAGGGAGGTTACACGTCAGAGCTCATCGCGGGAAAAATGAGCCCCACGTTTTCCTCAGGAGGCGTGAGTGAGACCCGCCAGACTGGAGAAGTCTTGGTTTCGTCAGAGCCTCCGTCGCGTCACCAGGAATCAGACCCCACCGCGTCCCCTCTTCCCCCTGCTCCAGTCTACACCGTTGTAGATGGAGTTGGCATGCAGAACAGCCTCTTACTGACACCAAACTCAGTACCTGCCCCGCAACCGGCAGTTACAAAAATCATGCCAACACCAGACGGCTACCTGACCCCCGACCTTATGGGAAGCGTGGCACCATAG